TACATCACATGTGcatgttttactttttatgtcatttttaataaatgtgaagtgtgaaaatgtaaaattattttattctgtTCATTTTCAGTCCAACATAAATGTTGAAGAAGTTGTCTTAACGGTGAGACATTGGAGATCGtctgaagaggtgagttataTTTAAAACCTGCGGCTGATACATTTTACACTTTTGGATTTGgatacataatgcagccttgtttgtttttgggtcttTGAACAGGCTCCCaatctcactacacacacagggtgggttatacatcctttaacacagtattaacacaatATCTCCCAacctcattatacacacactggCAGGGTTATAGACCCTTCTGAACAGGACAGTAAGTCTGCGAAGGAGTTATAATGCTGCCAAAACAATGCTGTAAACAAACAGGACATATTCCGCAAATATACTATTTGCAACCAAACATAACGTGATTTTCAAATGAAAAGCGCAACTTACAAATTCAAAACACTTTAGTTGCATACAAACACAATGTGATAATCAAATGAAAACCATAACTTAACATATGCAGTAGTTGTAAATTCATATGTGACTTTCAAGCAAATGCACAGTAATacttaatgtaatgtaatacatCACACTATATGTATGTACAAGTAATGTCCTTAGTGGATCATGTGACTTTTTGCACACTTTTAGCAGGAGCGCTTTCTAAAGAGGCCAACATCATTTTAACCTTCAATCTAACTGGAACCATGGCACATTGAGTAATTGTGTGcatagggttgcagcggtaaacggtttcacggtataccacggtattaaaatgcacagtCATCATACAGTGTgcatttgcttattaccggtaaaaggcaAGCCAGTGGAAAAActcacccgcgcatgcgcaactctgctccggttcagctactcaacACACATCGGtgagaatgacagaaagtgcatcagacttaacaatttttttaacaaaaacagGCTAAACTAAATTCAGCGgcaaaaatgatgtaatcgtggtggctccacccgtgcgcgagggccttgcgcgctgtcaattcgcaaggtcgtgcacctctcgaaatttgtaacttcacacgtgccgcgcctcagcgcaacgaacaaagtcatgtttgttgGGTTTATAGcctacacctttacaaggtggaattcaaccACTTGTGCATCTCTTTCAAGGTCAATTtcagtatttcccagcacgttaaacttaattaagttaaatatttatacatggtACTTGGTGTCTAGTTAAACTAGTGACTGCTGTGAAAAGGGCAGCTGACATGAGGGGAAAGACTCTGACAGCTTGAAAAGACAGCTGACAAGAGGGAACAGACCCTAACCGTGCTGCCAGGGGCTAGCAACTCATGGCAGCCACCATGGTACCCTTGTGTGTGCAACCAAGGAAGCTATgttgaggagaaaaaaaacaataccCCAAGAGTCACCGAGAGCTGGGGTGGAAGATGACTCACAGGTGGATAATACGGTTACGGATTGTGGAACAGACATGACTACGAGAAGTGGGTTGAGCATAAAGGCAGGCAGGGTGGTAGGGGAAAAGGCGCTGCAGacttgcgtgtgtgggtggcgCAAGATCACGTCAGTGAGAGGGCTGAGGATTCACCAAGGGAAGATGAAATGCTTAAGTGAAGGAGTGCAGGGGCCCCGCATTGAACAATACCTATCACAGAATTGTTCGAGTCAGGATATCAACACCCTTGTTACTATGGAGGCCAACTCAAGcccaggaggtggagaggaggatagCGGTGATGGGCCAGGGGTTAGTGGAAAGCaaaagggaagagagaaagggttaGGGCACAGATCAAAGGTTAAATGGCCAGGGGCAGGTGATAAAATGTTGTGGAGGAGTGTTAATGATGATTTGAAAGGGATGTTGGAAGGGTTGAAGGGAACAGCGGAAAGTAAGTTGAACAGGCTAGGTAAAGTTATCTATAATTATGGTGTGGCAAGATTTGGTGTTGTGCAGAAGAAAGGAATGAGTAAGGTTGTTTGTAAGTCAAGGAGGCAGGTAGAAATAAGAAAACTTGTCAAGGAGTCAAGGTTGTTGAGAAAGCAGTGGAAGTGGGGTAATgagcaggaaagagagggcATTGAGTTACTGCAGGACGAGTTGAAAAGTAAGTTAGAGAAATTGCGGAGAGCAGAAGCTATGAGGAaaagaaggaagaagaaagagcGTGCTAGAGAGGCATTCTTTAAGGATCCGTTTAGGTTTGTTAAACGTTGTTTAGTCAGGAGAAATCAGGGAGCCTAAAGGTAGGAAAGAAGGAGCTTGAGGGGCATTTTCAGCAGGTGTACTTAAGAGAGGAAAGGACTAGTGAGTTGAAATTGCCAGCAGATATTCCGCCAGTAGGTGACCTACAGTGGAAGATGTTAATCCCCTTAAGTGGAGTGAGGTACAGGATGTAGTGCGGTGCGCAAAAGCAGGTCAGGCATCAGGGCCTAATGGAGTTCcatatagattatataaaagTGCGCCAGATGTTTTGAAGTTGTTATGAAGGTTGATGATTATAGTGTGGAAGAAGGGGATTATCCCAAAGGACTGGCGAAGGGCAGGTGGTGTTCTTATTCCGAAAGAGAAGGATTCTGTAGCCATAGAGCAGTTTCATCCCATAAGCTTGCTTAATGTGGAGGGTAAAATATTCTTTAGTGTAGTTGCACGTAGATTGGCTGCGTTTCTGAAAAAGAATAAGTTAATTGATACATCAGTGCAAAAAGCAGGGATTACAGGTTTTTCAGGGTGTATAGAGCATAGTAGCATGATCTGGCACCAGATTCAAACagcaagagcagagagaagagatctACATGTGGTATTCTTAAATCTGGCTAATGCTTTTGGTTCGGTACCGCATGTTCCGTTGTGGAAAGTATTTGAATTTTTTCAGGTTCCAGATGAGACTGCGAGGTTAGTTAAAGCATATTTTGGAgacattcagttttgttttAACACAGAGGAGTTTGTTACATCTTGGCAACGTCTGGAAGTTGGTATAATGGCAGGGTGCACAATCTCACCATTGGCATTTACAATGGCAATGGAGGTGATTATTAGGGCTTCTAAGTGGGTTGTAGGTGGGGAGAGGTTGCATAATGGCACCCGGCTCCCACTGATTAGggcatacatggatgacatgaccACATTAATGACTACTGTTCCATGTACTCGGCGGCTGTTGGAAAAGTTAAGTGATAATCTTAGGCTGGCTAGGATGAAGGTTAAACCCAGTAAGTCTAGGAGTGTTtcaattgtgaaagggaagttgacacaagaaaagtatgtgattGAGGGAGAAGTAATACCGTCTATTCTGGAGAAATCAGATAAGAGTCTAGGTGGGTGGTACACCGCAGCACTGAACGACAAAGAGCAGGTTGTAGAATTAAGGAAGAAAATGGGTGAGGCTATTAATAGTATCGATAAGTTATTTTTGCTAGGTAAATTAAAGTTGTtgtgtttgcagtttggattgttgcctcgtctaaggtggccactgacagtgtatgatattctgatgactgaagttgagatgctagaaaggattgttaataaggctgtaagaaaatggcttggggttccacattgtcttagtagtgtggcatggtttgggagaggagtactagaactgccactaacaagcttagttgaggagtttaaatgtgccaaggtaggcagagaaatgttgttgatagggtcgaaagatgcactgatcaaagcagcggcaccagtgacacgtacaggaagaaagtggaatTCCCAAGAGGCAACTTGGGCAGCAAAGAGGGCACTGGAGAatagagatgttgtagggcaggtgcaaaatgggagggcaggactagggtcaggtgatacatggagggcattcaGCAAGGCCACATCACCTGAGAGAAGACGAATGGTGACTGATTTTATTCgacagcaggaggaggaagtaagacgggcaaaagctgcaggacagagtaagcagggacagtggatgaaatgggaaagtgtagagaggaggagaatcacctggcaggagttgtgggcattggatgcaagtcgtataaagtttcttgtgggagctacttatgatgtgcttccaactccacaaaatcttgggcagtggttaggtgaggatccaacttgtaagctatgtgcaggaagtggtacattgaagcacCTCCTGTCGGCATGCAAGGTTAGTTTGTCACAGGGATGTTACACATGGAGTAGGGTTGTGCCGATGGACGATATCATCGTCATTTATGACCCACCATCGCGATGGATGGTAACCATTGCGATAACAACCCCCCCGTTGACAAAATACTCAGTCGCGATCAAAACTTCATCTTCCCGAGCTGAAAAAGGGGTCAtgtatttagggggcattgAGTAGAGAGCCACAAGTCCACTTTTGAAAACCCTTTCTGAGGGCATGCTGGTAGCGCATATACAGAGATACTTACGCACGGTTTTTGCCATTAGCGGAAACCTTATTTGGTTATTTTTCCACCATATCAGTGGATCCTCTTCCCCGTCTATAGAACTTTCCTGCAGATAGATGGCCATTTCTGCCTCAGCTCTTTGCTCGTCCGTTAATTCTCGCCTATCAAACGGAATTAAAGTGGCGCTTTTAACTGACGCAATTACGTTAACATTCAAGCGTAATTGTATTAGAATGTTAATGGCTTTTAAGAGTAATTTGTATTTgagaaataattttttttaatgcaagCACCCCCCCCGGCATCGTCCATCGCGATGTTTCACTGCCAACATCGTTGTCTGTCAATTAAGGAGACATCGCCCAACCCTaacatggaggcataatcaggtactCGAATCATTGAcaggtgcacttgataagaagcggttggaagttaatggcatgccagttgccagttccaatagagtaattaggtttgtgtgtgaggagcagcacagcaaggagccagcacagtTTTCAAAAGTTGGTGGTAAGTGAgctgatgcaagagattggaaactgttggttgatgCAAGGTGTAAATTGCAGGTCCCAGAGTATATTGTATtcacaaacttgaggccagatgttgtgttgtattctGAAAGGAAGcggatagtgtatttcatagagctaactgttccatttgaagatgaagttgatgcagcatatgaaaggaaaaggttgaagtatgcagatttggtggctgaggtaagagagcggggctggcaagcacatattagacctgtagaggtaggggctaggggtttcgtggcaaagtctgccacaagactgctggctgagtttggatttagaggctgtgtgatgagagcagtggtaaaggagttgtcagcagtagctgagagatctagtcagtgggtgtggctaagaagggctgaggttaggtggggtaaggatagtacttgaagagatacattgtttggtgtgtgtgatgttgggatatggtgtgtgaaatctatcttgcCTTCTTAGTAGTATTGGGTAGTTGAGAGGATGGGTCATGGGCATAGTagtaggtattattagatcatagtcgttggttggttaatacatcctagccaagcctgttgcatgactccAGATGTTAGGTGGAGgattttatcatcttcctgtattatgttattatcacattatttaatggtggtttattttcaaaacgcccaatcttaacatcttcacgttctctcatgttttgtcctggaattacaagaggttcgtatttgttatttgtttgttataatacaagaaaactgttcagtcagatagctatttgttgtgaaaccaagtagttacaatttcaagcattttcaagtactttagtctACATTCCAGCTCTTTTCCGCCGTTCGTGGAGGTTTGCGCGAGGTGTGCAGAGTCACCatgcgcgctatggtcactcgcgaaagtataaacttagcttttaaggtccttgctttcactggatgtgaaagacaccattaatttacattatttaattttCAAATTCTGACATGCCTGTtcttcatatgttaaaaccagactcggcgtgaaagccttaaaatggaaatctctattgtgatgatcaTGTCgaaaataaatcctctctttctgcagtatctggttatattccaacttggcagtaaaacAGTTTACAACAGTtattgatcagacactgacccaggctcagtttatcagatattaaataatttaaacttaaataattgtaggcctactgaaatccatgatttaggtttctctaattttgcagtatttatataagcaggtgtacagcttatttatttttttaaaggagacattttgtatacaatagttcgaggtttctacaataaatagttaattgagcaaaaaaacttttgttgtcatttctttaagggtcagtgtatattataataatatatgtaacaaactgtAATActgtgataccgcggtatttccTGAGAAGGTTACCATACCGTgcaaatctcataccgttgcaaccctacatGTGCACAGGTTCCTTGTCATGattgtttcatcttcatctcacaATGAATTTGCAATGTCTTTTTCCTCTAGGAATTATTGCTGTCCACTTTCCTAAACACGTAAACTTTACCTACGTAAACACATTTATGTAtgaggagtatgtcagactgctgaaatcagtaaacatggaaaaggagaaaagctgTGGGGAGCATGGGAAGAGATTTACTGAACAGAGAAATCCTCAACTGCACCagtgcattcacacaggagtgaagccatatcactgctcagagtgtgggaagagttttactcaccagagtagtctcaaaaaacaccagcacattcacacaggagagaatccgtatcactgctcagagtgtgggaagagttttactacactgaGTGATCTTCaacggcaccagcgcattcacacaggagagaagccatatcactgcacaGAGTGTGGGAAGTGTTTTACTGTACAGAGTAATCTaaaaaaacaccagcgcattcacacaggagagaagccatatcattgcccagagtgtgggaagagttttaatacACTGAGTGATCTTCAACGGCACcaacgcattcacacaggagagaagccatatcactgcccaaagtgtgggaagagttttaatacACTGAGTGATATTCaacggcaccagcgcattcacacaggagagaagccatatcactgctcagagtgtaggaagagttttactcaacagggTCATCTTCAagtgcaccagcgcattcacacaggagagaagctatATCACTGCtcggagtgtgggaagagttttactagactGAGTGATCTTCaacggcaccagcgcattcacacaggagaaaagccatatcactgcacaatgtgtgggaagagttttacgaCACTAACTGATCTTCaacggcaccagcgcattcacacaggagagaagccatatcactgcacaGAGTGTGGGAAGTGTTTTACTGCACAGACTAATCTaaaaaaacaccagcgcattcacacaggagagaagccatatcaatgcacagagtgtgtgaagagttttactagactGAGTGATCTTCaacggcaccagcgcattcacacaggagaaaagccatatcactgcacagagtgtgggaagagttttattacACTAAGTGATCTTCAacagcaccagcgcattcacacaggagagaagccatatcactgcacaGAGTGTGGGAAGTGTTTTACTGTACAGAGTAATCTaaaaaaacaccagcgcattcacacaggagagaagccatatcactgcccagagtgtgagaagagttttactacactgaGTGATCTTCaacggcaccagcgcattcacacaggagaaaagccatatcactgcacagagtgtgggaagagttttactacacagagttaTCTCGGCAAAcatcagcgcattcacacaggagagaagccgtatcactgctcggAGTGTGGGAAGTGTTTTACTGTACAGAGTAATCTaaaaaaacaccagcgcattcacacaggagagaagccatattactgcccagagtgtgggaagagttttactacactgaGTGATCTTCAacagcaccagcgcattcacacaggagagaaaccatatcactgctcagaatgtgggaagagttttactacacagagaagtcttaAACTGCACCAGCAcagtcacacaggagagaagccatatcactgcacagagtgtgggaagagatttactcaacagagtaatcttcaacggcaccagcgcattcacacaggagagaagccatatcactgctcagagtgtgggaagagttttactcagcagagtcatctccagcaacaccagcgcattcacacaggagtgaaGCCATAACCCTGCTCAGTGTGGGAAAGTCCGATGCTTCTAGCTATAGTTCTAGCTAACTGTACATTTTCTGTATTGCACTAatactaggggtgtgacgagatctcgcGAGATGTAACTCTAatgattatataatagcagttgcattctagtgtgataagctgtatgttttatattcaatcaACGCACGAtctgattagtcgactaatcataaaaattaatcggtgattagtcgactataaaaataatcgtttgtggcagccctatcGGCAACACGATCGtgctttctcacgctgtacgcacaagaacattgttcgtttttgtctatactgtatttatgatcaaagcgtatctaaatctagtcGTGCTTAATGACGAAAtcctgctttacgacggacttttcagtctaaccaccgttaagcggggactcactgtaatcctttgcgcttgaaaaaaggagaaatatttaatgttatttattttattttaacttttatgaattttttttttcaatttgaagaagtttattaaaattcatgcttacataatgcatgttaagagttataataaaacatttcaaaatgcatgtgtaactcagttaaagaaaagtctgttgtccagtcatataatttgtaattttagtgttcttaaaatctcatCTTGTCTCGATCttgtgaacccaatatcgtgtctcgtctcgtcttGTGAGGGGAgtatctcgtcacacccctaactAATACTGCACAGTATTAGTACAGAATGAAGCAGGCTGGACAGACTACGTTATCTGCAGTAAACAGTAGTGGGAAACTCTGAGCACAGATGCTTGATCGTTTCCTCATCAGTCATGAATGATTTTAGTTTACTCATGTTTTCACGCTCCATGGCCAGCACGGTAACTGGAGTATTCACATGCATCTGTGTCCCTGCTTGGTTAACCAACAAAGACTGAACACCAACTATTAAATACCAGAACTAAATTACAAATGAGACACAGCTGAAGGGGAAGTAAGACGGGGCGTGACTGAACAGACTAAAAAGCGATACATGATTGACAGGGAAGCGGGGCTAGACATGACACCCTCCTTAAAATCTCAGCATCACTTCTATTCCGTGACCTACAGAAAACATGCTTGCATGGACTACACTTGCTTGCAAAGTGAACATACAAGTTACCGTGTGTTTTGGATTCCTGTAAAAATATTAGGTCTGAAATTTCAATGTGTTTCAATAATTTGAATTGTTTTTAATATGTGATGAAAGCtaatgtgaaatgtgcataAATGTTTTAACTGGGACTCCATGGAAACCATGGTGGTGCTTTTGACTCTTCTGAAAGAGTAAATGCTCTAGAGGCAGATTAAAAGCAATACTACACAAACAGACCTttttagtgttttgtttttttacaaacTTGCATCACGCTTGAATGTCTTGAACATATAACAATTGAAGCATTACTTGGTAGCAACTAATACACTGAAAATAAATACCACTTTGCATTTATACAGTATGAATTACACTGTATTGTGATTGCATTATGATGCTTCCCCTGCCTATGTCTCCAATAGCCTACATTGATCTATTTAAAGAAACTTTTCAAATGTTGGATGAGTACAGATCAGCACACCAGGACGATGTACTTTATTGCTTTTCTGAGTGAGAATAATGCTGCAAACCTGATGGAAAAAATGCTGAGATAACCAAACAAATCTGACTGATCTGAGAAGGCATCAGAATTGTATATGGTGAAGTTGGAGTAACATGCCAAACATCACTATTTCTAAAACATATTGCACATGTTTTTTAGTAAGGAGTGGGGGTTGTTTTGTTAAACTCTATATTTAATCATGTTTTCTATGGTTTAAACATTTATTCACCTTATTAGAGACAAACGTCTGTTAAAAAAAGACATCACTCTCATTTTTAGAGGTGCTTGAGCAACCCTTAAAAGGGTCCAGACATGCATATGGTATGTGCCTTTTTGGAACAGGCTTGCTGTTATCTTTATATTTTCAGAAGGAGAACTTGTGGATTCCAGAGCTCTGGGCAGTGTACCGACTGAGCGGGAGTGTTGAATGTACTGAGGTCATATTACACTTATTTTTTAATTAGtctattttttctttattttaaataatatatAGTAATATGCATTGAACTAATGTATAACGCCCAGCCGCCATAGTTCAAGGCACACTTAGCTGCTCTGCCACAGCTctcaatttggcaataacaATCTGGTCACATTAGAGCCAGATAAGGCAGAGATGTCTGCCACTTGctattaaaaaggtattaaaaaggtcttaaaagtcattgaatttgagatttaaaaatgtgcagataccctggatTAACCTTTCACACTAATCGAGTGTACGTTCACCACAAGGGCTCATCTGCTACcctttgaattaatctaatgaACGCTTCTGAGGCCATGTTTCAAAAAACGCGCCTGTACTGCTTTGCGTGCTATAGTACCTTCCTGATTGGATTATAaatggagcaggagcttggttcgcatggccagcgaacgaaagttgttgagcggtaacactcgtctgaaaataaattctccggtttaaaatatagtctcctgttaaaatttttttggcatttgggtccgtatccagttaatcaggaatgtgattgggtccggacaggacggcgttcgggtccggatccggaccgcggtccgccatttggtgatacctgtactaaatcataatgtCAAATGAAGTGCAAGTTGGGTGTACCTCACTATGTCTCTGGATGCTACCAGTATCTTTTTTGCAGCTGCTGTTGTGCGTACACACAGGGGAAACCCAGATGCCACAGGGTCTAGTTTTCCTGACATAGTTGactcccactccacaaacaacccTTCAGGCCTGCTATTGATATTACATCCTAATTTACACATTAAATCTCAACCCATTAAATTTAATGGACATGTGgttgaaataaaaaaattgtgTTCAAATGTGGTGTTACATCAGAgaggtttaaaaaaaactttaaatgaATGGGTGGCACCGCTATCAACTAAAAACTTAACTTTGGTGCCGTTTACTGTTTCTTTAAACATTGATCATTTAAACTAATTACTTTATTTTCGTTGTCTTCTCCTCGTGGTCCTGTGCTGTCCCACCTCTCTGCTGCCCGTCAATCTCTGGAGCTTTCATTCTCCTGTTCAGTGTCTTCTTAATTTTCACTCTTGCAAAGTATCCTGGTTTTCCACAGTTGTAACAATTGGCGTCACTCCTTCATCCTCCTCTGTTTCTCAGGTGGGCTTCCCACGGGCTGACATGTACTGGTCCATTAGCTTGCTGCGCTGGAGCCTCATGTCTGCAGTGGGCAGCGTGAACTCTAGTCAGTCTCACTAGAAAGTCACTGACGGATTATCCATCTTCTTGTTTAGAAGCAGCTATCTTGGCTGCGATGATAGTGGATGGGTATGTGGCTTCCAGCCTTGTGACCATGCGCCTTATCATATCTCCGCTTGGGTCTTCCTGTATGGCTGCTGGACCTTCCCACTTGGGTCGGTAGAGCCGAACATCTCTTGGTGCCCAGTCTCTGTCTATCTTGGTGAACTGGGGCCCAAGCTTGACCACCAGCAGGCCCAGTTCAGATTGGGTCGACCTGCAGGACTGAATGAAGGCCGTGAGTTTTTCTCCGAAGCATCGCCCTCCCAtattcaggcatgaaaatctgtcacctttcggcgaaattcgccgttttgaagttgaaaagggtgacctacgtgaatcgtgtagatccgatgagttttttgtttggggggggggggggggggtcgggagattatattttaattatcatattgacttaattagcaaacagagcacttctgaaattggctatttcaatgacagtggccagcagtttccgcccagaaccttcatagaggccaaatagcgtttcaatcatacgaacgttcttcattcatgttattaatttactgctaagcgggacgagaagcaggacctagtgctacaccgcggacaagtcagaagagcgaacatttaccac
The genomic region above belongs to Brachyhypopomus gauderio isolate BG-103 chromosome 3, BGAUD_0.2, whole genome shotgun sequence and contains:
- the LOC143509956 gene encoding uncharacterized protein LOC143509956; this encodes MYEEYVRLLKSVNMEKEKSCGEHGKRFTEQRNPQLHQCIHTGVKPYHCSECGKSFTHQSSLKKHQHIHTGENPYHCSECGKSFTTLSDLQRHQRIHTGEKPYHCTECGKCFTVQSNLKKHQRIHTGEKPYHCPECGKSFNTLSDLQRHQRIHTGEKPYHCPKCGKSFNTLSDIQRHQRIHTGEKPYHCSECRKSFTQQGHLQVHQRIHTGEKLYHCSECGKSFTRLSDLQRHQRIHTGEKPYHCTMCGKSFTTLTDLQRHQRIHTGEKPYHCTECGKCFTAQTNLKKHQRIHTGEKPYQCTECVKSFTRLSDLQRHQRIHTGEKPYHCTECGKSFITLSDLQQHQRIHTGEKPYHCTECGKCFTVQSNLKKHQRIHTGEKPYHCPECEKSFTTLSDLQRHQRIHTGEKPYHCTECGKSFTTQSYLGKHQRIHTGEKPYHCSECGKCFTVQSNLKKHQRIHTGEKPYYCPECGKSFTTLSDLQQHQRIHTGEKPYHCSECGKSFTTQRSLKLHQHSHTGEKPYHCTECGKRFTQQSNLQRHQRIHTGEKPYHCSECGKSFTQQSHLQQHQRIHTGVKP